In Funiculus sociatus GB2-C1, the genomic stretch GTAGTGGAAGAAAATGTTTTTGATACGGGTTTGTCGGTTTCTGCGCCTTTTTTTACCGGAAATTTTTTAAGTTTTGTAGGGGAGACTTCGCGCCAAATTAACCGCCGTTTGGAAGCAGCAATGGCGGGATTTGATTTTGAGGCGGGAGCAAAAATAGCGAGTTTGGGCGATTCTGGTGACATCAGAGGCTATGCTGGGCTGTATTATTATGATGCGAATGGTAGCGATGAAATTCTCGGCTGGCGCACCCGATTAGAAGTACGTCCAACTGATAGTTTAAGGTTGGGTTTGTCGGTTCAAGATGACGCAACTTTTGGCACTAATGTTGTGTTGAGTGTGGCGGCAAATTTTCCCGGAAGCCGCCCCAGAGGTAGCAGAAATCAAACATTAGCAAGAATGGGGGAGTGGGTAGCGCGTCAAGTTAATATTATTGTTGATGAACAATTTGAGGCTGAGACGATACGCGATCGCTTCACAGTTTTGGCAACTAATCCCAATACCAATGAGCCATATTTCTTCCAGCACGTTAACTTAGATGCACAGGTGGGAAATGGTACTTTTGAGCTTCCATTTGGTACGCTACAAGATGCGCTGAGTGTAGCTAAGTCTGACAATATTATTTATGTGCAACCAGGTAAAAATTTAACTGAAATTCCCACCTTCACTCTCCCAAATAATGTAGCGCTATTGTCAACTGCCCCTGTGCAAAATATTAATGGTGTAGTATTACCGCTTTCTGGTGCTGGGGTACAGCCTATAGTTAGAGGAGGTGTCACTTTAGGGAATAATAACACCATTTCTGGGTTTGCGATCGCTAACCCCAACGGCGCTGGCATCACTGGAAATAACATCAGCAATCCGACAATTCGAGAGAATGCGATCGCTAACACAGCAACTGATGGCATCCGATTAGATAATCCTACTGGCAAAGTTACTATTTCTAACAACAACTTTTCTAATATTGATGGTAATGGCATTAGTATCAACACTGCCAATACTCAATCCGAGTTAGTCATAGATTCAAATATCATTACCCGCGACATTAGCGGTTTTGGTTTCACAGGAATTAAGATTGTAGCTGGTGATGATACCGTAACCACAGCCACCATTTCTAATAACAAAATTTCCGAAAGTATGTTTAGAGGTATTCAAATAGATGCTGTGGGCAATTCCCAAACTCGCCTGTTAGTCGAGTCTAATACTATTAGTGGCAGTCAATTTAATGGAATTACCATCAATGCCGATGAAAACGCCCAAATTTCCACCAGTGTCCGATTAAACACCCTGAGAAACAATAATGTTGTTGGCGCTTTTGGCGGCGGCGAATTTGACGCGCAAGCTTATAGTAACTCTTCGGTTTGCTTGCAACTTGATAATAATAAAAGCACACCGAGTACCAACGGACAGGATTATAATTTAGCCAATAACAATGTTGGCATTTCTACATTCCAAGTTGAGGATACGCTGGCAACAAATACTGGCACTGTTACTGAGAATCCTGCACCATTAGACTTACCGAAAGTACCGCGTGGAACTTGTGGCTTTCCGTAGGATTAAGAATACAGATAATAATTAAAGCCCGCCTATGCGGGCTTTAATTATTATCTGTATTCAGTCGGTCGGCGTTTTCTAACTTCCCGCGATCGCGCTTTGCTGTGACTCCGGCAAAATCCGCCCTACCGCTTGTTTCACGAAAGACTGCAAGAAAACCGTGCGTTGATTTTGCTGGAAAACTCTTTGCAGCGTCTCTTTTAATTGGTCAATATTAAAAGGATGCCCCTCGGCGGTTATACTGGCTTCCTGCGCTTGGAAGTATTCAATCAAGCACATTCCTGCCAACCGAGTTAGATAGGCGGCGCTGACGCCCTGAACTGCGCCTCCAGCGACAAAAGTGATGGCATTGCCTTTGAGAATACCGCCGATGGTTTGAGTAGAAAGTTCTACCAAACCAAGTTTAAGCATCAAGCTACCCATTGTTCCCGCCACTGTCTGCGCTTGCTGGAGGGAGAATTTTTGCTGATACATAGCGCCCAAATCTATCACCATTTGGGCATTAATCGCAGCAGTTGCCAACAAGTCTAGGGCTGGTACGGGGTTGGCAAAAGCTGTAGCAGCTGCTATCCACTGGAATTGTTCAATTACCGGTAAGGCGCGATCGCGTCTTACCTCATTTAAGGCTGTTTTCGCCTCTGTTTTCAACGCACCAGCTACCCGGAAGGTAGTTGTCCACACCAACTGTTGACTTTCTTGGGCTAAAATTTCACTCAAGCGACCAGTCAGTACACTCATGTCTGGGGCTGGAGTTTCCATCCATTCTTGCACCGAACCATCAGAGGAATGCTGACGCACTTTGATCGGACTAGGAGAGGCAGCGATCGCTACTACATCCTCTGCCATCATCATTGATAGCATCCGTTGCCGTAACTGTTGCAACACAGTCGCGCCCTCTTCTGGCAAATATTGGTCTTGCTTGTTAAAAACCAATACCGGTCGATGATTTGCTCTCACCAGCTGCTTTAATATTTGATACTCTGGGTCTGTCAAATCCCCATTTGTGACAAATAGCACTAAATCTGACCTCTCCTCCAACCCCTCCCCTAACAGCGGAGGGGAGTCTGACACCTTCCCTTTAAGGGAAGAAGGCTGAATCGTTAGGTCAGTCGCAGTAAATAAAGCTGGTGTCTCCTGCAAATCCAGTTTTTGCTGCTGTTGAGGAACCCAGTTTGACTTTAAAACTTGAATTAAGGTAGTTTTCCCTACCGCCTTCCCACCAGTAACAGCCAGGTGTATCTCTTGGCGATCTATTTCGGCTACGAGTTGCCCAACTTTTTCTCGCAGTTTACCATTGGTAACGCGACCTTCTGCTTCTGTCTCTAATTGAGTAATAACAGCTTGTGCTTGCGTGATCGCGTCTTCCACCGTTTCCCTGTCTATCTTACCCATCTCTGGCAACTTAGTTTCTTTAGCTGTCCTTCCGAACCACCAGAAACCAGTACCGACTGCTAAAGCGCCCAACATCCCCAACTCACCGAGATGTAATACCGAATGATGCAGACTCTGCAACATCCACAGCGATAATGATAAGCCTACTCCCCCCACCAAAACGGGTCGCCGCAAGTTGACAGCCATAAACAGTTAAATGTAATTCTAAATACTTATTTACCAGCATAAAACAAAACCCTGCAACCGTTTCCGATTACAGGGTTTGTTTTACTACTAAGTGGCGGGAAGTGGATTTGAACCACTGACCTTCGGGTTATGAGCCCGACGAGCTACCAGGCTGCTCTATCCCGCGTTGCCGCTTTCACTTATTTAATATAACACTAAATTCACGAATGTGACAACTAAAGCAAAGATAATTCTCCAACTACCTCTAAACGCTTGAATTTGCCCAGGCTCATAAAGTGTTCAGATAGAGTTTCCGCCACGGTGGGAGTAATCCAGCCCATCTGCTTGAGCAAGTGAATGGCAACGGCATATTTAGCTCGTCCGGCACCATCCATTACCTTAATTGCCAGCCCCATGCCAACACCTTCTCTACCGATGCACTCAATCCCTTCAGCACCGCCTTTGCTGACGATTTCCCCTTCGGTTAAGCGCATCAGTTCTGTATCAAATTCCCCTTCTCCTGCCACTAGAGTCGGGTGATGAGTCATAGCGCGGACGATGCGCTCCATATCCAAATTGTTACCAGAGGCAAGCTGAGCAAACAAGGTAGCCATTTGCCCCAGTTGCATGAAGTAGGTAGGAGCGCCACAATCATCGTGGGCGCTAATAAACTCTGCCGCAGGCATTCGCAGCAACTCGGCAACTTTGCCTAAAATTAGCTGCTGAACTGGGTGATTGCGCTGCAAATAGGTATTCAAAGGCCAATTTCTTGCCTGACAAACCGCGAGCATCCCCGCGTGTTTCCCGGAACAATTGTATTCCAGAGGACTCTTCTTGCCTGGTGGAATTGGACACTGGAGTGCCGAAGGATCGACATCGCTGCGCCAAAGGATGTTAAACGCTTGCCTTACCTGCTGGGTAGTCCCCTTGTGAGAACTACAGATAATCGCTAAGTCTCGATCCGTCAGGTTGTAGCGTTCCAGGGTACCAGTGGTGGTGACTGCTAGTGCCTGAAATGGCTTGAGTGCGGAACGGACGAAAGCGGCTGTTTCTGCGCTACCCGCAACCGATAGTACGCGCCCCCGGTTGTCGCATACGACTGCTTGGGCGCGGTGTGTTGATTCGATAATGCCTTCGCGCAGCAACCGGACTTCGAGTTCTGCGGCTTGAGTTCTTTTTCCCCTTGTCATGGGTAAGACTTTAACATTTTTTGTCGATTGTCAGTAGTCATTTGTTCATTGTCAGTAGTGATTTGTTGGTTGGGGTTGGAACTGGGAAAGTTGTTAGAACCTCCTGCAACGTTTCAACTTGACAAATCTTCCCTAAGCAATGAGTAATTACAAAAAGTTCCAGATTATGCCACCAGCAACGAAAAATAAGGCGAGGATGCCGAATGTTCGCTGCAAGCGCTGGAAAATCGGCTGGATTTGGTAGGTGACAATGAAGCGATCGCGTGCCAAAATCTCTTCCGGCTTCGTCCAGCATTGACCGTCATACCAGCCTGATTCCTCATAAAATACTGTAGAACTCGAAAGGCGCGATCGCACGTAAGACCAGCCTAAATATAGTCGCAACAGTGCGAATACCACTCCCACGGAAGCGATTGCCCCACCACAGATGATAAACTTGCCCAGATACTTTCCCGGAGCAAAACTAGCCGCCGACAGCGGTGCTGCTATCATCCACGATATCCCCCAAAGCACCGCCAGCTTTTTGAGATAATCTCCCAAATCTTGCGTCACCCAGCAAAATAACCAGGAATCCTTCAACTCCTGGTACTCATTAATAGGCTGCTGTTCAGTTGGAACCGGGCAAACAGTAACTGTCGATTCCATCATGGTCTTATTCTCCCACTGGCTGGGATGCTGTAAACTCTATTCGTTCAGCGTGTCCCCAAAATGCTTCCAGATTATAAAACTCGCGCTCTGGAGGAAGCAAGATATGAACAATTACATCGCCGTAGTCCATGACTATCCAGCTGCCCTCTGCTTTTCCTTCCACACGCAGTGGTAGCCGTTGGCACTGTGTTTCCACCTTTTCTTCAATCGACTGCGCGATCGCCCTTACCTGTACCCTAGAGAATCCGGTAGCGATCGCAAAGTAATCTGCTAGATAGGATACCTCTGCCACATTTAGCAATACAATATCAGACGCTTTGCGGTCATCTGCTGCTGTGGCAACTGTCATTGCCAGTTCTTGAGAAGCGTTCTGTTTTTCTGCATTTACGGGACGCACGGGCAACCCATTCGTCCCTGTTCGGCTAGAGAGTAATGTTTCCTCTGTGCTGGGCGTTGTCGAATGTACCTTAAACTGTTCTGACATTAAATCCTTATTTCCTTGTTCAAAAACACCTATAAATTCGTCAACAATTGATTTAACTTACAGCGACCCTGACTAAATCCCCAATTATGAATTCTAAATTTCAAATTATGATTTTTGGGCTTCCCGCCTCAAGTTTCTCTAGCTGCCAACTTTTTTACTTTTGATCATTTCTTCTGCTGATTGCTGCTTTTTGCTAGCCATTTGCAATGCCCAATTCCGGGTACGGATCGTGCGCGGATGAATTAAGCAACGGGTATCGAGTAGATATTTCAGAGAATAATCGCAAACCAGCCAAACAGCTTTGTAGAGATTTTCCCAGGCAGCTTGTCTCAAAGCTTCTAACTCACGTGTATCGCCTCTACCTGGTTCTAGGCTATCAGCTAAAAATACGATACAACTCAAGTTACTCATGCCTGGTCTGCCCAAGGTGTGATCCTGAATTGCCTGCAAAATTTCTTCATCAAATATTCCAAATTTGTCTCTAGCTACAATTGCACTGACATCTGCGTGCAGCAAATGCGGATTCTCTTCGTCCACAGGGTCTATTTCCAGTCCTTCTTCCTGTGCCATTTGCAACAGTACAGAAGGCTTAAAATATTTAGCCAGGTCGTGCATCAAGCCGCTGGTTGCCGCTTTTTCGACATCAAGGTGATAATGCAGTGCTAGAGATGCAGCCATCTGCTCAACGCCCAGAATGTGTTTTATCCGAGGGGCAGGGACATTATCTGCTAACCAGGCTAAGACGCGATCGCGCTTAATTGCCACAAATTCCATAAAATAAACGGTAGATGCGTTGAACGACTACTCTGGCGAGAGCAAGAGCGGGTGCTTTTTTCCCAGCAGTTAGTAGGGCGTGATCAACGCCTTAGAGGTTCGCTTGCTGCGAGCATCGCACATAAATCCAAAAGCAACCGCCGCATTGCTCCCATTCTAGATCAATGCAACGAAACCTCGCCAAACAGCTTCTCATACCTGTCCAGAGCTGTATTGAAAGCATAATTTTCAATAGCGTACTCTCTGCCTTGCTTACCCAGCACTTCGGCTTTGTCCGGATTTTTATACAAATCTAAAATTGCTGCCGCTAGAGCCTCGCTATCTTCCGGGGGTACGACAATACCACCTTTGCTCTGCTGCACTGCTTTAGCTGCCGTACCAGTAGAGGGAACAGAAGCTATTATCGGGCGACCGCTGGCTAATAACAGCTGGATTTTAGAAGGCATATTGAAGGAGATCACGTTTTCTTTTTGCATCACCATTCCAATATCAGCCGCCGCCAGCATTTGCGGCAGTTCTTTTCGCGGTTGAAATGGTAGCAGCAAAACGTTAGTAGCATCTATGTTTTGACGGTACAGCTCCAAATCTTGCAACGCTTTTTCCTCTCCCACAATTACAACAGCAATTTCTGGAATATGCTTGAGGCGAGCGGCTGCATCGATAAGGGCTGTCAAAGGTTGGGTGCGACCAATATTACCGGAGTAGAGAACAACAAATTTACCGTTAAGTTGATGAGCCTTACGGAAGGGACTATCTTCTTTTGGTAAGGGTTGGATAAAGTTAATATCAACCCAGTTGGGAATTAGTACAATTTTGTTTTCTTGAACACCTTTGCCCACCAAATTGTCAACAAACCCATCACTAATGACACTAATCTTAGTTGCACTCCAATAGGCAAATTTTTCCAGTCCTTCAAAGATGCGAATCATCCGTTTGTTTGTGAGCAGGCCTGTATGGACGGCTGCTTCCGGCAAAATATCCTGAAGATTTAATATCACTGGGCAACGGTGCAACCATCCCAGCATCGCCGCCGGAACGGCAACTGGCAGGGGCGGCACAGTTAAAAGAATCACATCCGGGCGCAGACCTTTAAGAGCATGAACTAAGCTGATGAGGACAAAGCTGGCATCCAACATCATTCGATCCAACAAACCCGGATTAGGGCGAATCCAGACATAATTACGCTGAACTGCCACACCCTTTTTCTTTTCGGTCATGTACAATTTGCCCTTATATTCATCGTATATGCGCCGTTGCGGATAGTTGGGCATGGCGGTGACAACACGCACTTCATGACCTTGTCGTACTAGACCTTCTGCTAGTTCGGTCATTAAAGGGGCAATGCCTATGGGTTCGGGATGGTAGTTATAGGAATAAATCAAAATCCGCATTTTTCTAGGTTCAACCACATTTTGAGCGGAAAGCTTCTACCTAGTTTAATCGCGGCTAGTCCTATGTGGCAGCGATCGCGTATCCTGCTTGTAGTTGATTTCGCTCATAATCTGTAGCTAAGTGAAGTGTGTACTCACTACAGACACATTCTTAACTGTAAATTGTTCCATATTTAAGTTACCTACCTAAAGGAGCTAAGAGCCTAGCTAGGACTGGATTTTTCCTTCTTGGCTTGTAAATGCCCGACTTTGACTAGCTTACTACTGCGATCGCAGTAGTAAGCCACTCAGCGAAGGATTTTTCTTCGCATTAACAAGCAATTTCGCCCGTCACTCATCCGGATGTAACAAAGTTCATCCGTAAACTGTTGCATAAATATCAATCCCCTCCCCCCTTCATTTTCCAAGGGGTCAAAATCCTTTTGGTTTAATAATGAAAGCTTTGATTGCAGCTTTGCTTCTAAATCAAATCGCTCTCCGTAGTCCCAAACCCGCATTTCCAGGTAGCTAGCAAAAACTTTCACCTGGATTTCAATGGGAGTATTCCGCGGTAAGTCTTTGTGAGCATGGCGAACCGCATTGGTGAAGCCTTCTGTCAAGGCAACCTGACATTGCCACCATAATTCATAGGGCAGCAACGGTAGAGTAAGCTGCTCAAACCATTGCAAAACTTCTGTTAAAGCATTCAAATCCGTCTCAACCTGAAGACGGGACTGTACCAGCGGTTGTTCCTTTTGCATTAACAGAAGTAATTGGGGTTTCCTAATAAGCACCACTGTTTTTGCGAAATAAGATCAGGACAGTTTTAACAATTAGCTGGATATCGTAAATCAAGCTCCAGTTTTGCTGATAGCGTAAATCTAAGCGGATTACGTCTTCAAAATTGCGTACTTGGCTTCGCCCATTTACCTGCCACTCCCCTGTCATACCGGGTTTCACATCTAAACGCTGCCATTCTGGCACTTCATAGCGCTCAACTTCATCCGGCGTAGGTGGTCTAGTGCCTACCAAACTCATCTCCCCTTTGAGTACATTCCAAAACTGAGGCAGTTCATCCAAACTACTCTTGCGTAAAAAGCGACCCACCCGCGTCACTCGCGGATCGTTTTCATTCTTGAAAAATGCACCCGTAGCTTGGTTTTCGATTTTGTCTTTCAGTGCTTCCGCATTTACGCACATCGAGCGAAATTTCCAAACCCGAAACCGTCTACCCATCCAACCACAGCGAGTCTGACTAAAGAAGATTGGCCCAGGATCGTCTACTTTTATGGCAATAACAATGGGGATAAACAAAATTGCTGAAATGACCAAACCTATCAGCGCCCCCACCACGTCAATACAACGCTTCACCCAGGAACGCACCGAAGGATGAGTTTCTGGTAGCTGTTTGTCTGACTTTTGTCCAGGTTTAGGTGTGGTGGCGTCTTTCGACTGCTCAATCGTCAAAACCTGATCCAGTCCCGTCATCGCCAAAACCGCCATCACTTGAGGATGGACGCTCCGGAGTACCAATTTTACTCCTTTGTCCCGCGCTACTTTTACATTACTAACCAGTGCGCCGACACCACTGCTATCTATAAATGTCGTCTGGCTCAAATCCAGAACTAATTGGTCGGTGACGGAACTCCCTTGCAAAAACTGCTGACAGCTTGTTTTAAAAGCCACTGCCTCTAGCACTGTGAGGCGAGGGGGCAGTTGCACTACAGGAGTTTCGTTGTAGAACGTAATCTGAAATTCTGCCTCTGGGTTGGGGCCTACCATGAAAACCTGGTACTAAGTTGCCACTTAATATTCTGAGCAATATTTTGCCTTAGTCAATTCAACTTCATCAAAAGTTTTTGTTAATTTTTTTTAATGCTTAAGAAATAATAATAAAAGTATATTTTTTCTTTACAAAAATACAATAACCAAGCTTGTACTAGCTGACACCTTCACAGCAACAGCCGCGCCAAAGACGGAGTGGTTAATTGAGGCACTCCAGGCAGACAATAGATTGGTAGAGAGACACACTCAATGAGTACAGCGTGAGCGAGTTGCTTGCCCTCACGCTTTTTGCAACATGACCCCTAAAACCGCCGAATCCTCGAAGGCGCGGCTGATTGAAGTCTTTTCCGCTATTCAAGGCGAAGGACTCAACGTCGGCACCCGCCAGATATTCATCCGCTTTGCCCTCTGTGACCTACGCTGTTACTTTTGCGATAGCGCCCATACCTGGCACACACCAGCCACCTGTAGCATCGAGCAGACACCCGGAGAGCGCGATTTTGAAACCCACTCCAATCCAGTAACTATCCCAATGTTACTGGATTGGATAAATCGGCAAAATCAACCCGGTCTGCACGATAGCATCAGCCTCACTGGTGGCGAACCCCTGCTTCATGCACCCTTTTTGGTAAAATTTCTGCCCCACTTGCGTGACTTAACTAAATTGCCAATTTATCTAGAAACTGGCGGTCATCGCCCGGAACAGCTGGCAACGATTTTGCCCTATATCGATTCTGTGGGCATGGATATTAAGCTGCCTAGTGTGAGCGGGGAAAGCCACTGGCAAACTCACGCGGAATTTCTCCAGCTTTGTTGGGACTCACGAGCTGAAGTTTTTGTCAAGTTAATTATTTCCAGTAAAACTGAGCCAGCTGAGCTGGAACAGGCATCTGAGTTGGTAGCATCTGTTAGCCCTGGCATCCCGGTGTTTCTACAGCCAGTGACACCCCTGGAGATGCCTCATAGTATGCCACTGCTTCCGCCAACGCCCCAGCAGGTTCTGGAGTGGCAGGTGTTGATGAAACGAAGCCTTAAGCAGGTGCGAGTTGTGCCACAGACTCATAAAATGCTGGGGCAACTTTAAATAGTTCATGGTTTATTGGAGATTTCCAATGAACCATGAATAGTCCTGATTACTAAATCGGGGTGCTAAAAATAAGGTGTTTGTATAAAGAATTGATAAAGAACCCAGAAATTTATGTGAAATTACGGTGTAGAAAATCGTCTTGAAGTATCACTTAAACTGTTCTAAATCTCTCCTTAAAAGAAGCGCCCGATGCTGAGAAAGTAAAATATCCTCGTTTTAGACATGATGCAAGCAAGGCATTGGCTTTGGGCGTTTAGTTGTTCCCTGGTGGTATCTGCACTCTCTATCGCGGCAAATACTACCTCAGCTTACGCAGTTTCCCTAGAAAGCACCCTGGCAATTCCCGGTGAAAGTACGGATTTATTCCCACTCAATGGTAGTAGTGGTGGTGCCAACATCAATCGCTTAGGTTTTTTCTCGGATATTTATTACGATCGCTACGAGAATGTGTACTACGGTTTGGGCGATCGCGGCGCAGGAGGCGGTGTCCTTTCCTATCAAACGCGGGTTCAGAAATTTTCTTTGGATGTGGACCCAAACACGGGGGCTATTAGCAATTTCAATGTGCTGAAGACAATTCTGTTTACTAAAGACGGTGAGAACTTCAACGGGTTAAACCCCACGCTACTCAACGGCGATGCTGGAAATCTCGGTCTTAGCTTTGACCCGGAGGGCTTTGCAGTTGCTCCTAATGGGAATTTCTACGTTTCAGATGAGTATGGCCCCTCTGTGTATGAGTTCAGTTCGACAGGTTCGTTCCTCAAAGCATTTACGACTCCAGAAAATATAGTTCCCAAAGTGGGAAGCGTCCCCAACTATGTTGATGGCCGCGGTACGATTACTACCGGTCGCCAGGATAACCGAGGATTTGAGGGGGTGACTCTCAGTCCTGACGGTAGTAAACTGTTTGCGATGCTGCAAGACCCTTTAGTAAACGAGGGAAGCCCCGATGGACGGCGCAGCCAGAATTTGAGAATTGTGGAATTTGATACGGCAACGCGATCGCCCGTCGCTCAATATATTTACCAGCTAGAAAGTCTTGCCGCTATTAATGATCGCATTCCGGGAACTGATGACGATTTTGGGCAAAATTCTCAAGGTCGCAATATTGGCATTAGCGCTATTACCGCCCTCAATAACAATGAGTTCTTGGTGCTGGAACGCGATAATCGCGGCGTGGGCGAAGCTGATCCTCTAGGTGAAGCTCCAGTCGCCAGTAAGCGCGTTTACAAAATTGATCTCACAGGTGCCACAGATGTCAGCAACATCAGCTTGGCAGGTACAAACACGCTACCATCTGGCGTAACACCTGTTAGCAAGTCTCTGTTTCTTGACATTGCCGAACAGCTGAAAGCCGCTGGGCAGGTAATCCCTGAGAAGGTGGAAGGTTTGGCAATTGGGCCTCAGCTCAAGGATGGTTCCTACGCAATTATACTAGGCACTGATAACGACTTTAGCGTTACTCAGGGAGATGCTGGTCAGCTGGATGTTTGCACTGATGGTACAGCCTTTAGTCTCGTCTCTATTGATAGCGGCTGTCCCTCTGGACAAAAATTGCTTCCTGCCTACCTCTACTCGTTTAA encodes the following:
- a CDS encoding esterase-like activity of phytase family protein, translating into MMQARHWLWAFSCSLVVSALSIAANTTSAYAVSLESTLAIPGESTDLFPLNGSSGGANINRLGFFSDIYYDRYENVYYGLGDRGAGGGVLSYQTRVQKFSLDVDPNTGAISNFNVLKTILFTKDGENFNGLNPTLLNGDAGNLGLSFDPEGFAVAPNGNFYVSDEYGPSVYEFSSTGSFLKAFTTPENIVPKVGSVPNYVDGRGTITTGRQDNRGFEGVTLSPDGSKLFAMLQDPLVNEGSPDGRRSQNLRIVEFDTATRSPVAQYIYQLESLAAINDRIPGTDDDFGQNSQGRNIGISAITALNNNEFLVLERDNRGVGEADPLGEAPVASKRVYKIDLTGATDVSNISLAGTNTLPSGVTPVSKSLFLDIAEQLKAAGQVIPEKVEGLAIGPQLKDGSYAIILGTDNDFSVTQGDAGQLDVCTDGTAFSLVSIDSGCPSGQKLLPAYLYSFKASATELEGFVPPEKVPEPAATVGLMLLGFGGLLLRRQ